The genomic stretch GTCTAAGGAAGGGATAACCAGACCGATAGCTTTGGCAGCTCCCGTTGAGGTTGGAATAATATTGCTTGCAGCCGTACGTGCCCTGCGCAGGTCTCCTTTGGCATGAGGGGCATCCAGTGTATTCTGATCATTGGTATAAGCATGTATGGTGGTCATAAAGCCTTTTCTTACAGGTGCCAGTTCGTTTAGGAAATATGCCATGGGAGCAAGACAATTGGTGGTGCAGGAAGCAGCGGATACAATAGCATCCCTTTTCGTTAAGGTGTGCTCGTTGACTCCATAAACAATAGTTGGCAGATCGCTTCCGGCAGCAGTAGAAATCAATACTTTCTTTGCCCCTGCATTAATATGAGCCTGAGAGCCTTTTTTGCAGGCAAAGAAGCCGGTACATTCTAATACCACATCTATACTGAGCTCTTTCCAGGGAAGGTTTGTAGGATCTTTTTCTGCATAGATTGGTATCGTAACGCCATCTACGATTAAACTGTTTTCTGTGTAAGAAACCTCTTTGTCATAGCGCCCTTGTGAAGTATCATATTTTAGCAGATGTGCTAGCATCTTAGGGCTTGTCAGGTCATTGATCGCTGCAATTCGATATCCTTCTGTGCCAAAAAGCTGTCTGAAGGCAAGCCTTCCTATTCTTCCAAATCCGTTTATTGCTATGTTATTTCCCATAACATCCACCTTTCTTTCTTTATTTTACATCCTTATTATATTGCTAGCGGTTATGTGGTACAATGTTAAAAATGAAGCATTTAACTATACTATCTGTCAGGAGAGAAGCATGCCCCAATATGATCGCCATAAAGGCAGAACTGTGTTAATTGAATTTATAACAGCCGAAGCTTTTGAGAGCCTTCCTTATGCAGAGAGATTTACTCTGATCTTTCTAACAACAGGAAGTATAAGCGGAACTTTAAATGACCGTCCGATAAAAATTACTGCCCCTGGTATCCTGTGTATATCAAAAGACGATAAAGTAGAGATTTTTGAGAAAGAGAATGCCTTTGCCCAGTCCTTTTGTTTCCATCCAGTTTTTCTGAACAGTATTCCGATAGCAGAGGGACAGGACTATATCGCAACCAAGTTAAAAATACGAACAGGAATATCTCTTTTTGAAAGGGATGGCCTGCACACAGGAGTACCGCTTATTACGGAAAAAGCCTATCCGCAATTGTTGGAGTGGTTCTTCGTCCTGGGAACAGAGGTGTATGCTCAAAGTGATTCCAGGTGGGTATGCAGAATCAAGCGATACCTGATACAGATACTCGGGCTGCTTGAGGATTTGAACCGCCAAAGTGAACAATCACCCGTTGATATTGTATTGGAATATATACATACCAATTATTCCGATAAAATCAGCCTTGTGGATTTGACAAGCTGCGCTCACTTAAACCGGGTATCCTTAAATAAGCTGTTTCAGGACAGATGTGGCAATACAGCAATGGGTTATCTCCTTTCCCACAGGCTAAAGGTAGCCGGCGACCTGCTAACCCATACAGGTATGAGCCTTAATGAGATTGCACGCTCTACAGGGTTTGAGTATGATACCTATTTTATCAAGCAATTCACTGCAAAGGTTGGGATGTCACCTACAGTCTATCGGAATACTACCCGCGAGATGGCGGCGGCTTTATAGATACTTTGAAGAAATAAAATTAAGGGATGACATAATGCCAAGTATATTGTAAAAGGGAAAAGGAATATTTCGATATGCTGTAGATAATTAGCAACGAAGTAGGTCTAAAGCAACCTACTTTGTTATTGTTTAGAGTTTATTTCTAAAAGTATTGATTTTCATGATAAGGTAAAATGAAGAAAATTATCTTTATCTATTTCTACTCTTCAGATATGATATTAAATCATCTGCAGCTAAACCTGAACTGCTATTTTTTGAAACAACATTATCTGAATCAATTGATAATGCTGCATGCGCTGAATTATTATTAATTATATATTGACCATACCCTAATCCTTTGCATACATAAGTGTTGTTATCGCTAGATAAGAAACCATTATATTTTTCTAAGAATAACAGAACTTGTCCGTCTTTGGTTAAAATCGGATCTTCTTCGGAAAATGTTTGTAAAACATTTATTGTTTTCGATTCTAGATTACCTTGTACGATTTCATTAACATTCACCTCTGAAACATAAAATTTTGTACCAACTTCATCAATTATTTCAGGGCTTCCATAAACATTCCCAAGAATAATTAACTCACTATTATCCTGTAAGTTCTCAATAGAGGCAGGTACGAAGTCTAGTTTGAGGTGAACAGAGTTTTTATTAGGTGTGTCGTATGTAACTACAGTTACTAAAATAGTCATTACTACTGCTAAGGCATATATTCTTTTTTTCATATTCTACCCCCTTATTAATAATTAGAATTAACACCATCAATATCATCTTTTTCTGGTTTAGCACTGCCTTTGTACCCGGAGTTTCTCATTAAAACGGTCATATCACTTATATCATCTAACCGAAAGGAGTGTCCCATTTCATGAGATACAAGTTCAGCTC from Anaerocolumna sp. AGMB13020 encodes the following:
- a CDS encoding AraC family transcriptional regulator, which produces MPQYDRHKGRTVLIEFITAEAFESLPYAERFTLIFLTTGSISGTLNDRPIKITAPGILCISKDDKVEIFEKENAFAQSFCFHPVFLNSIPIAEGQDYIATKLKIRTGISLFERDGLHTGVPLITEKAYPQLLEWFFVLGTEVYAQSDSRWVCRIKRYLIQILGLLEDLNRQSEQSPVDIVLEYIHTNYSDKISLVDLTSCAHLNRVSLNKLFQDRCGNTAMGYLLSHRLKVAGDLLTHTGMSLNEIARSTGFEYDTYFIKQFTAKVGMSPTVYRNTTREMAAAL
- the gap gene encoding type I glyceraldehyde-3-phosphate dehydrogenase, which produces MGNNIAINGFGRIGRLAFRQLFGTEGYRIAAINDLTSPKMLAHLLKYDTSQGRYDKEVSYTENSLIVDGVTIPIYAEKDPTNLPWKELSIDVVLECTGFFACKKGSQAHINAGAKKVLISTAAGSDLPTIVYGVNEHTLTKRDAIVSAASCTTNCLAPMAYFLNELAPVRKGFMTTIHAYTNDQNTLDAPHAKGDLRRARTAASNIIPTSTGAAKAIGLVIPSLDGKLDGTSQRVPVMTGSLTELTVVVRGSVTAAQVNEKMKQSRSEQYGYTEEELVSSDIIGMTYGGLFDATQTKVTALGEDTLVKIAAWYDNENSFTSQMIRTAKYLAKL